One genomic region from Oncorhynchus gorbuscha isolate QuinsamMale2020 ecotype Even-year linkage group LG13, OgorEven_v1.0, whole genome shotgun sequence encodes:
- the LOC123992280 gene encoding myosin light chain kinase, smooth muscle-like: protein MCLFLISLFLSSYSSSSYSPSAVPPNLSWTDNVTVEEFSDMVLSCPVYANPPVTVSWLLDGEALDLVSGGYTLYQDGREAKVTITKALTDIHPGLLSCMATFIEYGDGDTTKFFQLTVES, encoded by the coding sequence ATGTGTCTCTTCCtgatctctctattcctctcctcctactcttcctcctctTACTCTCCTTCTGCTGTCCCCCCAAATCTGTCATGGACAGACAATGTGACAGTGGAGGAGTTTAGTGACATGGTGCTGTCCTGTCCCGTCTATGCCAACCCCCCTGTGACGGTGTCGTGGCTGCTGGATGGGGAGGCCCTAGACCTGGTCAGCGGTGGTTACACCCTGTACCAGGACGGCAGAGAGGCCAAGGTCACCATCACCAAGGCCCTAACGGACATCCACCCAGGACTCCTCAGCTGTATGGCAACATTCATAGAGTATGGAGATGGAGACACCACCAAGTTCTTCCAGCTCACTGTGGAAAGTTAG